In Oreochromis aureus strain Israel breed Guangdong linkage group 15, ZZ_aureus, whole genome shotgun sequence, a single genomic region encodes these proteins:
- the lyrm2 gene encoding LYR motif-containing protein 2, whose translation MTVSRLPSAALSLKQFLHRQKVLGIYRNMLRTIRRVPDEADRKFLRDWARDEFHRNKNVTHEDAIRMMITQASNHLEELQKSLALAHS comes from the exons ATGACCGTTTCACGGTTGCCGTCTGCTGCGCTTTCTTTAAAGcag TTTTTACACAGGCAGAAGGTGTTGGGGATCTACAGAAACATGCTGAGGACCATACGACGGGTGCCAGATGAGGCAGATAGGAAGTTCTTGAGAGACTGGGCCAGAGATGAATTCCATAGgaacaaaaatgtcacacatGAG GATGCAATCCGTATGATGATCACACAAGCTTCCAATCACCTGGAGGAGCTGCAGAAGTCT